AGAAGCGTCCCGTGATGCTGCACACGAACCTGGGATCGGAGCGATGCGCCGGGATCGAATACCCGTTTGATCCGAATACGCGGGTGAACAACCTCGTGGATGGCAAGCGCGTCCCCATCCACTGGTGCGACGGTAATCACGAGGACCATGAGCAACTCCGCTGGAACATCGAGTTCGGGAAATCGGAAGTCGCCCCTGGCGTTCATTACCAGCCCCGCGGATCGACTCTCACACTGCCTGATGGCCGCACGGTTCTTTTCGCCGGCGGCGCCAAATCCGTGGACTGGAAGATGCGCAAAGAAGGTGAGGNNTGATCTCTCCAATTTCCCGGACCCGAGCGAGTCTCAGATCGACATCGTTATTTCGCATACGGCGCCTGCCAGTCTCCAGGATGTCCAGCGCGAGATGGTCTACCACCCGCTCTGGGATATGTCGCCGGATCCCTCACGAGAAGTCCTTGATATCGTCTGGGACCGTTACCTTCCGCAGCAATGGTTCTTC
The Oceanidesulfovibrio indonesiensis genome window above contains:
- a CDS encoding metallophosphoesterase; this encodes MVVGDVHGVWSSLNRLINRKRPRMILQCGDFGYYPREKRPVMLHTNLGSERCAGIEYPFDPNTRVNNLVDGKRVPIHWCDGNHEDHEQLRWNIEFGKSEVAPGVHYQPRGSTLTLPDGRTVLFAGGAKSVDWKMRKEGEX